A genomic stretch from Ooceraea biroi isolate clonal line C1 chromosome 3, Obir_v5.4, whole genome shotgun sequence includes:
- the LOC105277098 gene encoding small VCP/p97-interacting protein codes for MGNCCGLCGKESSSYEDLTPDRETIRRRQAEAAERRITEQQQRGIKDIESVKRQQRRAMELEKREQEAASSAQPTLKWQVN; via the exons ATGGGCAACTGTTGCGGACTCTGCGGCAAAGAATCGTCGTCCTACGAGGATCTCACTCCTGATCGG GAGACCATACGCAGGAGACAGGCAGAAGCCGCTGAAAGGAGAATAACTGAGCAGCAGCAACGAGGAATCAAAGATATAGAGTCCGTCAAGAGACAACAGCGGCGAGCGATGGAACTTGAGAAGCGGGAACAAGAAGCTGCAAGCAGCGCGCAACCTACACTGAag TGGCAGGTGAATTAA
- the LOC105277103 gene encoding somatomedin-B and thrombospondin type-1 domain-containing protein produces the protein MWRKDVTLVRSLVVATLISLIVDGVAAGSCSSAKLCCQGRDSGCVIQKESSNAIIESPRDKPCYCDHACLKLADCCDDFKETCGVVDCAVSEWSPWSLCDNGCGSGTQRRSRVIEISEKNGGKHCPRLNQVRTCRSFQTCHAGIRSQPHAKSVTVLALFPGDGNSTDVRIKDRIIDKSGSCVAFTIVRASRSCSKISDLLSEGSRICVERPGNESLDRYVGIGRWKLSADIADDGNHRHDRSSSTACHGKWIGDPRLLMDCHDPRCAQPSWVSPYTSQLFPARSRRDVDVNVNDADKIARRRRKGGRRRKSRRRRHATATER, from the exons ATGTGGAGGAAGGACGTGACATTGGTCAGGTCGCTTGTCGTCGCCACGCTGATCTCCCTGATCGTCGACGGGGTCGCCGCCGGAAGCTGCAGCTCCGCGAAGCTTTGCTGCCAGGGCAGAGATTCCGGCTGCGTGATTCAGAAGGAGTCGTCGAACGCGATTATCGAGAGTCCGCGCGACAAGCCGTGCTACTGCGACCATGCTTGTCTTAAGCTTGCTGATTGCTGTGACGATTTCAAGGAGACCTGCGGTG TGGTGGACTGCGCGGTGAGCGAATGGAGCCCGTGGAGCCTGTGCGATAACGGATGCGGAAGTGGCACTCAGAGGCGTAGCCGGGTGATCGAGATCTCGGAGAAGAACGGCGGCAAGCACTGTCCCCGCTTGAACCAAGTCAGGACATGCCGCAGCTTCCAGACATGCCATGCCGGGATTCGTTCGCAGCCGCACGCTAAGA GTGTGACGGTTCTTGCGCTTTTTCCGGGTGACGGCAACAGCACGGACGTAAGGATCAAGGATAGGATCATCGATAAAAG CGGCAGCTGCGTTGCTTTTACCATTGTGCGAGCATCGCGGAGTTGCAGCAAGATTTCGGATTTGCTCTCGGAAG GTTCGCGGATCTGCGTGGAGCGTCCCGGTAACGAGAGCCTGGACAGATACGTGGGTATCGGCAGGTGGAAACTGTCGGCCGACATCGCTGACGACGGCAACCATCGACACGACCGGTCGTCGAGTACGGCTTGCCACGGCAAGTGGATCGGCGACCCGCGGCTCCTGATGGATTGTCACGATCCGCGATGCGCGCAACCGAGCTGGGTGTCACCGTACACGTCCCAGCTGTTCCCGGCTCGGAGTCGCAGGGACGTGGACGTCAACGTCAACGACGCGGATAAAATCGCGAGAAGACGAAGAAAAGGCGGAAGACGGCGGAAGAGCAGAAGAAGACGGCACGCCACCGCCACCGAGCGGTGA
- the LOC105277104 gene encoding phenoloxidase 1: protein MSKKSDILYLFDRPAEPVYVPKGENKVAFNVPANYLPETRQPMAPEVFNRFAEDTTSKIPVKQISLPDLSVVLQLGRREPFSLFIPKHRKLAARLIDIFLGMRTYDDFLSVSVYCRDRVNPQMFIYALSVAILHRPDTKDLPIPPLSEIFPDKYIDSGIFARAREEANVVPAGSRLPIEIPRDYTASDLDEEHRVAYWREDIGINLHHWHWHLVYPFETDIRIVNKDRRGELFYYMHHQIQCRYNCERLCNRLGRVKRFHNWRESIPEGYFPKLDSLVASRSWPARPAGAVLKDINRPVDQLNFDLQDLERWRDRIYEAIHTGAYISPRGERVPLTELGGVDVLGNIMEASILSPNPNVYGDLHNLGHVAISYCHDPDHRYLETFGIMGEPATAMRDPIFYRYHAFVDDVFLEHKNTLPEYSLQQLDFPGVEITDIEVNTPNQPANLVATFWNKSDVDLSRGLDFTPRGPVLARFTHLNHADYTYKIIANNRNNAPRRGTVRIFIAPKQDERGLPYVFRDQKELMIELDKFTVVLKPGQNTIERKSTDSSVTIPFERTFRNLEENRPISGDSLEQFNFCGCGWPQHMLVPKGTKEGFPMDLFIMISDYTGDAVEQDEPAGCKDAVSYCGLRDRKYPDARPMGFPFERRPRAGVETLAQFLTGNMAVTEITIRHTDAVMPRTRSGSISNTLTFA from the exons ATGAGTAAGAAATCGGATATCCTTTACCTGTTCGATCGACCCGCGGAGCCGGTGTACGTGCCCAAGGGAGAGAACAAAGTCGCTTTCAATGTACCGGCTAACTACCTG CCTGAAACTCGGCAACCGATGGCTCCCGAAGTGTTCAACCGTTTTGCTGAAGACACCACGTCGAAGATCCCGGTTAAACAGATCAGCCTGCCGGACTTGAGCGTTGTCCTCCAGCTTGGACGTCGAGAGCCTTTCTCCCTCTTCATCCCTAAACATCGAAAGTTAGCCGCGCGCCTCATCGATATTTTCCTGG GTATGCGAACGTACGACGACTTCCTTTCGGTGTCGGTTTACTGTCGCGATCGCGTTAATCCTCAGATGTTCATCTACGCGCTTTCTGTGGCGATTCTACACCGTCCTGATACCAAGGATCTCCCGATACCGCCGCTGTCGGAAATTTTCCCAGACAAGTACATCGACAGCGGAATATTCGCCAGAGCGAGGGAGGAGGCCAACGTTGTACCGGCTGGCTCCAGG CTGCCTATCGAAATTCCACGGGATTATACCGCGTCGGATCTCGACGAGGAGCATCGTGTGGCTTATTGGAGGGAAGATATCGGGATCAATCTTCATCACTGGCACTGGCATCTGGTCTATCCATTTGAGACCGACATCAGGATTGTTAACAAGGATCGGCGTGGCGAGCTGTTCTACTATATGCATCACCAGATCCAATGCAG ATACAACTGCGAGCGTCTGTGCAACCGATTGGGTCGAGTGAAGCGCTTCCACAACTGGCGCGAGTCGATCCCGGAGGGTTACTTCCCCAAGTTGGATTCGTTGGTGGCGAGCCGTAGCTGGCCCGCTCGTCCCGCCGGTGCCGTACTCAAGGACATCAACCGCCCCGTGGATCAACTGAACTTCGATCTTCAGGACCTGGAAAGATGGCGCGATCGCATCTACGAGGCCATTCACACCGGTGCTTACATCAGCCCCCGCGGCGAGAGGGTGCCTTTGACCGAGTTAGGCGGCGTGGATGTGTTGGGTAACATCATGGAGGCCAGCATCCTGTCGCCCAATCCCAACGTCTACGGCGATCTTCACAATCTCGGTCATGTCGCCATCTCTTACTGCCACGATCCGGATCATCGTTACTTG GAAACTTTCGGCATCATGGGAGAGCCGGCCACCGCTATGAGAGATCCCATCTTCTACAGATACCACGCTTTCGTTGACGATGTGTTCCTGGAGCACAAGAATACACTTCCCGAGTACAGCCTACAGCAG TTGGACTTCCCAGGCGTGGAAATCACAGACATAGAGGTGAATACTCCGAACCAGCCAGCAAATCTAGTGGCGACCTTCTGGAACAAGAGTGACGTTGATCTATCCCGCGGTTTAGATTTCACACCGCGCGGTCCTGTTCTCGCCAGATTCACTCATCTGAATCACGCCGATTACACCTACAAAATCATCGCCAACAATCGCAACAACGCACCACGTCGAGGAACTGTTCGTATATTCATCGCGCCTAAGCAAGATGAGCGCGGACTGCCCTACGTCTTCAGGGATCAGAAGGAGCTGATGATCGAGCTGGACAAGTTTACTGTTGTAT TGAAACCAGGACAGAACACCATCGAGCGTAAATCAACGGACTCCTCAGTAACTATACCTTTCGAGAGAACGTTCCGCAATCTCGAAGAGAACAGACCGATCAGTGGCGATAGTCTGGAACAGTTCAACTTCTGCGGATGCGGCTGGCCGCAGCACATGCTGGTACCTAAAGGGACGAAGGAGGGATTCCCGATGGACCTCTTCATCATGATATCCGATTACACCGGCGACGCG GTGGAGCAGGACGAGCCGGCCGGATGCAAGGACGCGGTGAGTTACTGCGGTCTGCGGGACCGCAAGTATCCGGACGCGCGACCCATGGGCTTCCCCTTCGAACGTAGACCGCGCGCGGGGGTGGAGACCCTGGCCCAATTCCTCACGGGCAACATGGCGGTGACGGAGATCACCATCCGCCATACGGACGCGGTGATGCCGCGGACGCGATCCGGGAGTATCAGCAACACCCTCACCTTCGCCTGA